One segment of Theobroma cacao cultivar B97-61/B2 chromosome 9, Criollo_cocoa_genome_V2, whole genome shotgun sequence DNA contains the following:
- the LOC18589374 gene encoding protein Hook homolog 1 isoform X1 has protein sequence MATSKKPLLFLVLLPLIFTQLTADPSPGNVETLSSEHGDSALKHEVDHLRSKISFLESSVDERIRELSGKDESVRQLETIIQEKSDTISSLKIEIEYFERKASLDDKEKMSNTHVQAAELEKQVDNVRKEIEMQNKKKVALEVRLNVAEEKIGELNVKLEDLQRINSEQKSKIQKAEHALQLAQEEMMKAKLRAASVSKALTEVHGEWLPHWLAVHLYHFQSLVSHWNELGRPALDITIQKV, from the exons ATGGCGACCTCGAAAAAGCCATTACTCTTCTTAGTACTCTTACCCTTAATTTTCACGCAACTTACAGCTGACCCATCACCTGGAAACGTCGAGACTCTCTCATCGGAACATGGAGACTCTGCTCTTAAGCACGAAGTTGACCACCTCAGGTCCAAGATTTCATTTTTAG AATCAAGTGTTGATGAAAGAATCCGTGAATTGAGCGGAAAGGATGAGAGTGTTAGACAATTGGAAACGATCATTCAAGAGAAATCAGACACAATCTCATCATTAAAGATTGAGATAGAATATTTCGAG cGAAAAGCATCTCTAGATGATAAGGAGAAGATGAGTAACACACATGTACAGGCTGCTGAACTTGAAAAGCAG GTTGACAATGTTagaaaggaaatagaaatgcagaataagaaaaaagttgCACTGGAAGTTCGATTAAATGTAGCTGAGGAAAAGATCGGGGAACTAAATGTGAAACTAGAAGAT CTTCAAAGGATTAACAGTGAACAGaaatccaaaattcaaaaggcTGAACATGCACTTCAACTAGCACAG gaagaaatgatgaaagcaAAATTAAGGGCAGCTTCAGTATCTAAAGCACTAACTGAG GTCCACGGAGAGTGGCTTCCACATTGGTTAGCGGTTCATTTATATCATTTCCAG TCCTTGGTATCTCATTGGAATGAACTCGGGAGACCTGCTCTGGACATTACTATCCAAAAGGTCTAG
- the LOC18589374 gene encoding protein Hook homolog 1 isoform X2, whose translation MATSKKPLLFLVLLPLIFTQLTADPSPGNVETLSSEHGDSALKHEVDHLRSKISFLESSVDERIRELSGKDESVRQLETIIQEKSDTISSLKIEIEYFERKASLDDKEKMSNTHVQAAELEKQVDNVRKEIEMQNKKKVALEVRLNVAEEKIGELNVKLEDLQRINSEQKSKIQKAEHALQLAQEEMMKAKLRAASVSKALTEVRNLDFEGPRRVASTLVSGSFISFPVLGISLE comes from the exons ATGGCGACCTCGAAAAAGCCATTACTCTTCTTAGTACTCTTACCCTTAATTTTCACGCAACTTACAGCTGACCCATCACCTGGAAACGTCGAGACTCTCTCATCGGAACATGGAGACTCTGCTCTTAAGCACGAAGTTGACCACCTCAGGTCCAAGATTTCATTTTTAG AATCAAGTGTTGATGAAAGAATCCGTGAATTGAGCGGAAAGGATGAGAGTGTTAGACAATTGGAAACGATCATTCAAGAGAAATCAGACACAATCTCATCATTAAAGATTGAGATAGAATATTTCGAG cGAAAAGCATCTCTAGATGATAAGGAGAAGATGAGTAACACACATGTACAGGCTGCTGAACTTGAAAAGCAG GTTGACAATGTTagaaaggaaatagaaatgcagaataagaaaaaagttgCACTGGAAGTTCGATTAAATGTAGCTGAGGAAAAGATCGGGGAACTAAATGTGAAACTAGAAGAT CTTCAAAGGATTAACAGTGAACAGaaatccaaaattcaaaaggcTGAACATGCACTTCAACTAGCACAG gaagaaatgatgaaagcaAAATTAAGGGCAGCTTCAGTATCTAAAGCACTAACTGAGGTGAGGAATCTGGATTTTGAAG GTCCACGGAGAGTGGCTTCCACATTGGTTAGCGGTTCATTTATATCATTTCCAG TCCTTGGTATCTCATTGGAATGA
- the LOC108663495 gene encoding uncharacterized protein LOC108663495, translating into MKEEWSTFINRLEPLCQSLLSKSNEVYHASMNSMAPHVVKARTLTNPYIQEVKNFAEPYVNQVVMVTRLHYETMEVALKPYAKKMIHTYRKLVNSASLYHHQVQETLKSHELTRTLANMDLAWFLATAVLILPIIVLFQLFSVIFR; encoded by the exons ATGAAGGAAGAATGGTCAACTTTCATAAACCGTCTTGAACCTCTTTGTCAGTCACTGCTTTCTAAAAGTAATGAGGTCTATCATGCATCAATGAACTCAATGGCACCACATGTGGTCAAGGCACGCACATTAACAAATCCTTACATTCAG GAGGTGAAGAATTTTGCTGAGCCATACGTCAATCAGGTTGTGATGGTGACAAGACTTCATTATGAAACAATGGAAGTTGCTTTGAAGCCCTACGCCAAAAAGATGATTCACACTTATAGGAAACTTGTCAATTCTGCTAGTCTATACCACCATCAG GTCCAAGAAACTCTTAAAAGCCATGAATTAACAAGAACACTTGCAAATATGGATCTTGCATGGTTTTTG GCGACTGCTGTATTGATTCTACCCATTATAGTTCTCTTTCAGTTGTTTTCAGTTATCTTCAGG TAG